The following are encoded in a window of Eschrichtius robustus isolate mEscRob2 chromosome 1, mEscRob2.pri, whole genome shotgun sequence genomic DNA:
- the KIN gene encoding DNA/RNA-binding protein KIN17, which translates to MGKSDFLTPKAIANRIKSKGLQKLRWYCQMCQKQCRDENGFKCHCMSESHQRQLLLASENPQQFMDYFSEEFRNDFLELLRRRFGTKRVHNNIVYNEYISHREHIHMNATQWETLTDFTKWLGREGLCKVDETPKGWYIQYIDRDPETIRRQLELEKKKKQDLDDEEKTAKFIQEQVRRGLEGREQEVPVFTELSRENDEEKVTFNLNKGACSSGGASSKSSSLGPSALKTIGNAASVKRKESSQSSAQSKEKKKKKSALDEIMEIEEEKKRAARTDYWLQPEIVVKIITKKLGEKYHKKKGIVKEVIDNYTAVVKMIDSGDKLKLDQTHLETVIPAPGKRILVLNGGYRGNEGTLESINEKTFSATIVIETGPLKGRRVEGIQYEDISKLA; encoded by the exons ATGGGGAAATCAGATTTTCTTACCCCTAAGGCCATCGCCAACAGGATCAAGTCCAAGGGGCTTCAGAAGCTGCGCTGGTATTGCCAGATGTGCCAGAAGCAGTGCCGGGACGAG AATGGCTTTAAGTGTCATTGTATGTCCGAATCTCATCAGAGACAACTATTGCTGGCTTCAGAAAATCCTCAGCAGTTTATGGATTATTTTTCAGA GGAATTCCGAAATGACTTTCTAGAACTTCTCAGGAGACGCTTTG GAACCAAGAGGGTTCACAACAACATCGTTTACAATGAGTACATCAGCCACCGAGAGCACATCCACATGAACGCCACTCAGTGGGAGACGCTGACAGATTTTACTAAGTGGCTGGGCAGGGAAG GCTTGTGCAAAGTGGACGAAACACCAAAAGGCTGGTATATTCAGTATATAGATAGGGACCCTGAGACGATCCGCCGGCAGCTGGAactagagaagaagaagaagcaggaCCTTGATGATGaagaaaaaactgccaaatttATTCAAGAACAAGTGAGAAGAGGTCTGGAGGGGAGAGAGCAG gaagtccctgtttttacgGAATTAAGCAGagaaaatgatgaagaaaaag TTACATTTAATTTGAATAAAGGAGCATGTAGTTCGGGAGGAGCATCTTCCAAATCAAG TTCTTTGGGACCAAGTGCTCTGAAGACAATAGGGAACGCAGCATCGGTGAAACGGAAGGAATCTTCCCAGAGCTCAGCTCagtcaaaagaaaagaagaagaagaaatctgCACTCGATGAAATCATGGAG attgaagaggagaagaaaagagctGCCCGAACAGATTACTGGCTCCAGCCT gaAATTGTAGTGAAAATTATAACCAAAAAACTTGGAGAGAAATATCATAAGAAAAAGGGGATTGTTAAG GAAGTAATTGACAATTACACAGCTGTCGTGAAGATGATTGATTCTGGAGACAAGCTGAAACTTGACCAGACTCATTTAGAAACAGTAATTCCAGCACCAG GAAAAAGAATTCTCGTTTTAAATGGAGGCTACAGAGGAAATGAAGGTACCCTAGAATCCATCAATGAGAAGACTTTTTCAGCTACTATAGTCATTGAAACC